The DNA window CCGTGCTGTTGGCGCTGGCGTATCTGCTGCTTGCCATGCGCGCCAGTGTCTGGTGCTGGGCGGCGGCGTTCCTCAGCACCGCCATTTATACCGTGCTGTTTTTCAAGGTGATGTTGCTGATGGAATCTTTTCTCAATGTGTATTACATGGCCATGGCCTTCTATGGTTATTGGCAATGGAGCAGGGGCGGGGAGCGACACCACGGGGTGCAGGTGTGCAGTTGGCCGCTGGCAACCCATTTACGCTTGATTGCGCTGACCTCCATCGTCAGCCTGGCCGTGGGCTATCTAATGGCAACCTACACCCAGGCCTCTTTTCCCTATCTGGATGCTGCCACCACCTGTTTTGCCGTGATGACCACCTATCTGGTGGCCCGCAAAGTGTTGGAAAACTGGCTCTATTGGGTGGTGATTGATCTGGTCTCCATTTATCTCTACCTCAGCAAGGGGCTGATGCTGACGTCCTTGTTGTTTGTGCTTTACGTGGGCCTGGCGGTGGGTGGATTCTTCCTCTGGCGCAACACCATGGCCGAGGAAGCCGAGGCGGTCACGAGATGACGTCGGTGCTGCCGGCCAATGCCTTGGCCTTTGTCGCTGCCCAGGGATTGGCACAGGCCACTGTTGAGCCCCTGACCCTGGGACTCAGCAACAGTAACTATCGCCTCAGCCTTGGTGACAGTCATTGGGTGCTCAGGGTTAACTCAGCCGCCAGCAGCGCCTTTTGCCAGCGGGACTTTGAAGCCGCCAACTGGCGTCAGGCCAGCGATGCCGGTCTGGCCCCCAAATTATTAGCCGTCAGCACTGATGGCCAGTGTTATCTGGCCCCCTGGCTTGAGGACGGCAACTGGCATGAGCTCAATACCGAACTGGCCTGGCGTGAGTGGCACACAGCTGATACCGAGCAAGAGCATGATCTCGAGCCTGAGCGCTCGACTCGGACAGGGCTGTTGTTTGAACTGCTTCAAGGCCTGGCAACCTTGCCCGTGCCCGCCAATCACAAGGGGTTCAGCCAGCAGTGGCAGGATTATCAGGAGGCCTTGGATGGCTGTTCGTTAGACTGTTCGTTAAGCTGCCCGGATGCGGACAGCGAGTGGGCGAGGGCCCATGGGCAGTTGCAAGCGAGGCTGCCTGCTATCGAAGCTCACCTGGCGCGTTTGGAGCACAGGTATCTGCCACTGCAATATGTCCACAGGGATCTGTCGCCGCTCAATCTCCTGCATCATGAAGGCCGACTCTTTTGCATCGACTTTGAATTCAGCTGTGCCTCCCACCCGCTGTGGGATCTGGCGACCGTGCTGGCATCCCATCAGTTGAGCGCCGCAGAGCGCAGCGCATTGGCGCAGGATTATCTGGCCTGGCATCCACAGTTGCAGCCGGAAGATGCCACTCTGCTGGGGGATGCCCTGGCCATGCACTGGTATTTCGCCGCCATCTGGGCGCTGTTGATGGCGGCAGGGAGCCAGGATAAGGTGTTTCTGCTTTGGTTTGACAGATACCTGCAACTGGCCAGCGCCTGAGCCGGCATTTGATCTGGTTTTCGTTATGCACAGCGTATTTTGCTGTCATATGCCGGGCGCTGTTGATGGCGGCCGGCAGTGGCAATCTCGTGTTTCTGCTGTGGTTTGACAGATACCTGCAACTGGCCAGCGCCAGAGTCGGTATTTGACTCGATTCTCTCCATGCACAGGGTATTTTGCTGTCATATGCCGGGCACTGTTGATGGCGGCAGGGAGCCAGGATAAGGTGTTTCTGCTGTGGTTTGACAGGTACCTGCAACTGGCCAGCGCCTGAGTCGGTATTTGACTTGATTCTCTTCATGCACAGGGTATTTTGCTGCCAAATACCGGGCACTGCTGATGGCGGCCGGTAGTAACGACAAGGTGTTTCTGCTGTGGTTTGACAGATACCTGCAACTTGCCAGCGCCTGAGTCGGTATTTGACCCGGCACTTCTCCATGCACAGCGAATCTTGCTGTCATATGCCGGGCGCTGTTGATGGCGGCCGGCAGTAACGACTCGGTGTTTCTGCTTTGGTTTAACAGATACTTACAATTGGCCAGTGCCTGACTCGCTCGCATTGATAGCCTTGCTTCCGTTCACTTGTTAGCCTTGCATTAGTCTGATTTTTCCGGAACAACAAGGAAGCTTGTCCATGAAGCGTGCCCTGGTGGTACTGATGCTGTGTTTTCTGGTGGGATGTTCCACCAAGATGTCCTATTACTTTCTCGACTGGGCCATCGAATGGCAACTGGATGATTATGTGACCCTGGACCGGAACCAACAGCACCAATTCGATGTGCTGCTTGACAATTTCCTTAAGTGGCACAGACGCGAGGAGCTTAACCGTTACGCTGAGCAGTTGACCGAACTCAAGACACAACTGCAGCAGGGCACCCTGACCCCGGCGCTGTGGGCCGAGCATATGGACAGAGCCCAGGCCCATTGGTTCAGGTTGTTTGACTATGGGCTTGAAGGCCTGCTGCCACTGATCCAGAGCTTTAACCAAGCTCAGGTGGATGAAATCATTGCTCAGCTGCGCAAGGATGAGGCCGAACTGGCCGAAGAATATCAGGGCAAGACCCAGGAGCAGTTGGTTAAAGAATCCGACAAGAGCTTGCAGGAGCAGGCAGAAAAGTGGCTTGGCAAGCTCAGCGAGCGGCAAAAGGCCTTGATCCATAACAGCAACGCCAATCGTCTGGCCACCCTGGATATGTGGCTGGAGTACCGCCATGAGTGGCTCAGGCAGTTTGAGCAGGCCCTGAATCAGCGCCAGGATGCGGCGCTGCTGCGCTGTCGCATGACACTGCTGATGACCTCCCCCCAGCGTCTCAAGTCCGAGGCGCACCAGCAGGCTGTAAGGCAGAACACCGAGAACTTCGGCCGTCTGGTGCTCGATATTTACCAGGATTTATCCGACAAACAGCGCCGCAAACTGTGGCGGGAATACGATGATCTGATAGAAGATTTGCGTGAATTGGCGGCTGACGCGCAATAAATGCCATTATTGCCGGGTCAGTTGCAGCATGACATTTCCTTAGCCCTGAGGTCCACATGCTCAACTTTATCACCTCCAGCCTGAATCAATTCGTTGCTTTTGCCCGTGTGACGGGGGAAAGCTGCGGCCCGCTGTTATTGCGCCTTTATCTGGCACCGATCCTCTTGCAGGCGGGCTACAACAAACTGAGTCACTTTGAGGATACCGTGGCCTGGTTTGCCAATCCGGACTGGGGCCTGGGACTGCCGTTTCCAGAGCTGATGGCGGCTCTGGCAGCCGGCAGCGAGTTTTTCGGTGCCATATTGCTGCTGCTGGGATTGGGCACCCGTTTGATTGCCGTGCCCTTGATGGTGACCATGTTGGTGGCGGCAATCACAGTGCATTGGGGCAATGGCTGGTTGGCCATTGCCGACCCTTCCAGCTGGCTTGCCAATGAACAGGTCATGGCCTCGGCAGAGCGCCTGGCGCGGGCCAGGGAGATCCTGCAGGAATACGGCAACTATGACTGGCTCACCGGCAGCGGTAAATTTGTGGTACTCAACAACGGTATTGAGTTTGCGATGACCTATTTTGTGATGTTGCTGGCGCTGTTTGCCATGGGGGGCGGTCGCTACAGCAGCCTGGACTATTGGTTGGCGCGGCGCTTTGGTAACACCCGGAACTGATTGCAGATTTTTACGCTTTTGGGCGGGGGAATTTGGTATCCTTGCCCCTTCAAAACAGATCACAAGGATTATAAGAGTGGATGCGAAGACACTGCTGCTGACCCGTCAGTCCTGCCCGCGCCTGGTGGCACCGGCTCCCGATGAGCAACAACTGCAAGTCATTCTGGATGCTGCGGCGCGGGTACCGGATCATGCCGGGCTCAATCCCTACGAATTTATCATAGCCACAGGTGAAGGGCTGGACCGTTTGGCCGCCATTTATGTGGCGGCGGCCAAGGCCCGTGGCGCAGATGAAGCGGCGCTCAACAAGGCACAAACCATGGTGTACCGTGCGCCCATGGTCATCACCGTGGTGGCCCGGTGCCAACCCCATCCAAAGGTGCCTGTGCTGGAGCAACAACTGGCGGCAGGTTGTGCCGCCATGGCGATGCAGATGGCGGCCTTCGCCCAGGGGCTCGGCGGGATCTGGCGCACCGGTGACTTCGCCTTCGATGCCAATGTGAATCAGGCCCTGGGGCTGGGTGAGCAGGATCAGATAGTGGGTTTTCTCTATCTTGGCACTCCGGCAGTGGTGGCGCCCATCAAGTCGACCCGTGATGGCAGCGCTTTTGCCCGCTGGCTCTAGACGGCGATCCCCACTTCCAGCTTGGCGAACCAGTCCAGAAACTCCTGGACCTGTTCGCCATGGAAGATGCGCCCGTGTTGTGGGCACAGATAGTCAATCTTGAGCTCCCGCACCCTGGCGACCCAGTCATTCTTGGCGCGGTTTGATGGCATCCAGCGTTGATGGAAATAGGCCATCTTGGGTATGTGACTGGCCACATCATCGACGAAGATATCCGCTTCAGCCCCTTCGAGGGCGGCGCCCACATCCCCCGACATCAACACTTTGGCCACGGGATCGTACACATGAAAGTTGCCCGAGGCGTGCAGGTAATGGGCTGGAATAAACTGCAACTCCACCTCACCGACCTGCAGCTTGCCACCCTTGTCGTCCAGCGGCTCGTAACTGATGTTGTGCATACCAAAGTGGCGAATAAAGCCCTCCCATAACCAGGGGGCATACAGCTTGGCCTTGGGCAGGGTTTGGTCCCACAGACCCAGTGAAGAGATAATGTCCGGATCCTGGTGGGAGGCGAACAGATAAGTGAGGTGATCCACCGGCAGGTGGCGTACCAGACTGGCCAGCATGGGAGCAAACAGCTCAATGCCGCCGGGATCCATCAAGAGTGATTGATTGCCACTTTGGAC is part of the Shewanella cyperi genome and encodes:
- the pnuC gene encoding nicotinamide riboside transporter PnuC; the encoded protein is MTAWFGALMTPLQTALGEMHAMTVWEGVAVLLALAYLLLAMRASVWCWAAAFLSTAIYTVLFFKVMLLMESFLNVYYMAMAFYGYWQWSRGGERHHGVQVCSWPLATHLRLIALTSIVSLAVGYLMATYTQASFPYLDAATTCFAVMTTYLVARKVLENWLYWVVIDLVSIYLYLSKGLMLTSLLFVLYVGLAVGGFFLWRNTMAEEAEAVTR
- a CDS encoding phosphotransferase, whose product is MTSVLPANALAFVAAQGLAQATVEPLTLGLSNSNYRLSLGDSHWVLRVNSAASSAFCQRDFEAANWRQASDAGLAPKLLAVSTDGQCYLAPWLEDGNWHELNTELAWREWHTADTEQEHDLEPERSTRTGLLFELLQGLATLPVPANHKGFSQQWQDYQEALDGCSLDCSLSCPDADSEWARAHGQLQARLPAIEAHLARLEHRYLPLQYVHRDLSPLNLLHHEGRLFCIDFEFSCASHPLWDLATVLASHQLSAAERSALAQDYLAWHPQLQPEDATLLGDALAMHWYFAAIWALLMAAGSQDKVFLLWFDRYLQLASA
- a CDS encoding DUF6279 family lipoprotein, with amino-acid sequence MKRALVVLMLCFLVGCSTKMSYYFLDWAIEWQLDDYVTLDRNQQHQFDVLLDNFLKWHRREELNRYAEQLTELKTQLQQGTLTPALWAEHMDRAQAHWFRLFDYGLEGLLPLIQSFNQAQVDEIIAQLRKDEAELAEEYQGKTQEQLVKESDKSLQEQAEKWLGKLSERQKALIHNSNANRLATLDMWLEYRHEWLRQFEQALNQRQDAALLRCRMTLLMTSPQRLKSEAHQQAVRQNTENFGRLVLDIYQDLSDKQRRKLWREYDDLIEDLRELAADAQ
- a CDS encoding HvfX family Cu-binding RiPP maturation protein, encoding MLNFITSSLNQFVAFARVTGESCGPLLLRLYLAPILLQAGYNKLSHFEDTVAWFANPDWGLGLPFPELMAALAAGSEFFGAILLLLGLGTRLIAVPLMVTMLVAAITVHWGNGWLAIADPSSWLANEQVMASAERLARAREILQEYGNYDWLTGSGKFVVLNNGIEFAMTYFVMLLALFAMGGGRYSSLDYWLARRFGNTRN
- a CDS encoding NAD(P)H nitroreductase; this translates as MDAKTLLLTRQSCPRLVAPAPDEQQLQVILDAAARVPDHAGLNPYEFIIATGEGLDRLAAIYVAAAKARGADEAALNKAQTMVYRAPMVITVVARCQPHPKVPVLEQQLAAGCAAMAMQMAAFAQGLGGIWRTGDFAFDANVNQALGLGEQDQIVGFLYLGTPAVVAPIKSTRDGSAFARWL
- a CDS encoding oxygen-binding di-iron domain-containing protein encodes the protein MKSQLLVETPTHKWLYFGRDPEKNDKIIDTNQYLVQSGNQSLLMDPGGIELFAPMLASLVRHLPVDHLTYLFASHQDPDIISSLGLWDQTLPKAKLYAPWLWEGFIRHFGMHNISYEPLDDKGGKLQVGEVELQFIPAHYLHASGNFHVYDPVAKVLMSGDVGAALEGAEADIFVDDVASHIPKMAYFHQRWMPSNRAKNDWVARVRELKIDYLCPQHGRIFHGEQVQEFLDWFAKLEVGIAV